One segment of bacterium DNA contains the following:
- a CDS encoding MFS transporter translates to MSRWRRIGYALGSTGFQISDRIVVAIALYYYLPPGGRGLEPQVSQTLFLGVLTLYGAAMLIGRVFDALADPIVGHRCDRSRSRLGRRRSFMIYGIVPMLALPVFLFFPPGEPGDPLNGIWLAVILSLYFIAFTIYVAPYLALLPEIAPDPEDRTRLSTLLAILSFPIVMLFGAGWAVGLDWGRAQGLSSEEAIRWIVVISSLVGFGLCLGPILAVDETRHTNAGPSELSLREAFSSTLRDRAFLIYMAAQIFFILSINLLGPSLVYYATVALGRSEGFAGVLGGVSLISVIFGFAAVMRFSRAFGPKRTVVVANLLFSISVGMLWWLVPDVPDGPNDRANLILVMSSLALMGPAIAGFLVVPYLLIGQLIDADVVRSGASRAAMYFGMQGLMTKGVFGVSSALLAFLFARYGNSQEEPLGVLLIGPIAALFCLVSALIFLTYPEDEVLAKIREGRSEGRHLLDESRSRFRRSTDPG, encoded by the coding sequence ATGTCGCGCTGGCGCCGGATCGGCTACGCGTTGGGATCGACGGGTTTCCAGATTTCCGATCGCATCGTCGTCGCGATCGCCTTGTACTACTACCTGCCACCGGGTGGGCGCGGTCTGGAGCCGCAGGTTTCGCAGACACTCTTCCTGGGAGTGCTGACGTTGTACGGAGCTGCGATGCTTATCGGGCGAGTCTTTGACGCGCTTGCAGATCCGATCGTTGGGCACCGTTGCGATCGTTCCCGCTCCCGACTGGGGCGCCGCCGCAGCTTCATGATCTACGGGATCGTTCCGATGCTGGCGCTTCCCGTCTTCCTGTTCTTTCCGCCCGGGGAACCCGGAGACCCGCTCAACGGCATCTGGCTGGCCGTCATACTCTCGTTGTATTTCATCGCCTTCACGATCTACGTGGCTCCCTACCTCGCGCTCTTGCCAGAGATTGCGCCTGACCCCGAGGATCGAACTCGCCTCTCGACCCTGCTTGCGATCCTGTCGTTTCCCATCGTCATGCTCTTTGGAGCAGGTTGGGCCGTCGGCCTGGACTGGGGCCGGGCGCAGGGTTTGAGCAGCGAAGAGGCGATTCGCTGGATCGTCGTGATCTCATCACTCGTGGGTTTCGGTCTATGTCTGGGTCCGATCCTCGCGGTCGATGAAACACGACACACCAATGCCGGGCCTTCTGAACTCAGCTTGCGAGAGGCCTTTTCGAGCACTCTCCGCGATCGCGCGTTCCTCATCTACATGGCTGCGCAGATCTTCTTCATCCTCTCGATCAATCTTCTGGGGCCGTCTCTGGTGTACTACGCAACCGTGGCGCTCGGCCGTAGCGAGGGATTTGCCGGAGTTCTGGGCGGAGTCAGTCTGATCTCGGTCATCTTTGGCTTCGCCGCCGTAATGCGCTTTTCGCGCGCATTCGGGCCCAAGCGCACGGTGGTCGTCGCCAATCTCCTGTTCTCGATTTCTGTGGGAATGCTCTGGTGGCTCGTGCCCGATGTGCCGGACGGACCAAACGATCGCGCGAATCTGATCCTGGTCATGAGTTCGCTCGCACTCATGGGGCCGGCGATCGCGGGCTTCCTGGTTGTGCCCTACTTGTTGATCGGACAACTGATCGACGCCGATGTCGTGCGCAGCGGTGCAAGTCGGGCGGCCATGTACTTCGGTATGCAGGGCCTGATGACCAAAGGGGTCTTCGGCGTTTCTTCGGCGCTGCTCGCGTTCCTCTTTGCGCGTTATGGCAACAGCCAGGAAGAGCCGCTCGGTGTACTTCTGATTGGTCCGATCGCAGCTCTTTTCTGTCTGGTGTCCGCGCTCATCTTCCTGACGTATCCAGAAGACGAGGTTCTGGCAAAAATCAGGGAAGGTCGAAGTGAAGGTAGACACCTACTAGATGAGAGTCGATCTCGGTTTCGTCGATCGACCGATCCCGGCTAA